Proteins encoded by one window of Pseudomonas sp. PSKL.D1:
- the norR gene encoding nitric oxide reductase transcriptional regulator NorR, which translates to MNSKPLLTALLPLVSDLSRDLPDQERYRRLLQAMRNLLPCDAAALLRLEGEWLVPLAVDGLSADTLGRRFKVSEHPRFQVLLSHPEPTRFASDSGLPDPYDGLVSAPDAALEVHDCMGCPLMVDERPWGLVTLDALTPGQFQALDLDALQAFASLAAATVTVAERIEHLALRVKDEQHRAELYRHASSQDKELIGQSPAHKRLQEEICLVGASDLTVLITGETGVGKELVALALHQASNRANQPLVSLNCAALPDTLVESELFGHVRGAFTGAHGERRGKFELANGGTLFLDEVGELPLAVQAKLLRVLQSGQLQRLGSDREHRVDVRLIAATNRDLAAEVRNGNFRADFYHRLSVYPLHVPPLRERGRDVLLLAGYFLEQNRSRLGLNSLRLSHDAQAALLAYDWPGNVRELEHLIGRSALKAKGRHPERLRILTLESTDLGLQAVAPATTVSAPEPLAMPAVQGGLRQAVDAYQREVIDTCLQRHQHNWAAAARELGLDRANLSRLARRLGLA; encoded by the coding sequence ATGAATTCAAAACCCCTGCTCACCGCCCTGCTCCCACTGGTCAGTGACCTGTCGCGCGACCTGCCCGACCAGGAACGCTACCGTCGTCTGCTCCAGGCCATGCGAAACTTGCTACCCTGCGATGCTGCCGCGCTGCTTCGCCTGGAGGGTGAGTGGTTGGTACCGCTGGCCGTCGACGGGTTGTCCGCCGACACGCTGGGCCGGCGCTTCAAAGTCAGCGAACACCCGCGCTTTCAGGTTTTGCTCAGCCACCCGGAACCCACCCGCTTTGCCAGTGATTCAGGCTTGCCCGACCCCTACGATGGGCTGGTCAGCGCACCTGATGCCGCACTGGAAGTACACGACTGCATGGGCTGCCCGCTGATGGTCGACGAACGCCCCTGGGGCCTGGTGACCCTGGATGCCCTGACCCCAGGTCAGTTCCAGGCCCTCGATCTGGATGCCCTGCAAGCATTCGCCAGCCTGGCTGCAGCCACCGTGACGGTGGCCGAACGCATTGAGCACTTGGCGCTGCGCGTCAAAGACGAGCAGCACCGCGCCGAACTCTATCGCCACGCCAGCAGCCAGGATAAAGAACTGATCGGCCAGAGTCCGGCGCATAAGCGCCTACAGGAAGAAATCTGCCTGGTTGGCGCAAGTGACCTCACAGTGTTGATCACCGGCGAAACTGGCGTTGGCAAGGAACTGGTGGCCTTGGCTTTACATCAAGCCAGCAACCGCGCCAACCAGCCACTGGTCAGCCTCAATTGCGCTGCTCTGCCGGACACGTTAGTGGAAAGCGAACTGTTCGGGCATGTTCGCGGTGCCTTTACTGGCGCCCATGGTGAGCGTCGAGGCAAATTTGAACTGGCTAACGGCGGCACACTGTTCCTCGATGAAGTCGGCGAACTGCCTTTGGCCGTTCAGGCCAAGCTGTTGCGGGTGCTGCAGAGCGGGCAACTGCAACGCCTGGGTTCGGACCGCGAGCACCGGGTGGATGTGCGCCTGATCGCCGCGACCAACCGAGACCTCGCGGCAGAAGTGCGTAACGGCAACTTCCGCGCAGACTTCTATCACCGTTTGAGTGTGTACCCGCTTCACGTGCCTCCACTGCGCGAGCGCGGTCGGGATGTGCTGCTGCTGGCTGGATACTTTCTTGAACAGAATCGGTCGCGCCTTGGGCTGAACAGTTTGCGCCTCAGCCACGATGCACAGGCCGCGTTGCTTGCCTACGACTGGCCAGGCAACGTGCGAGAACTGGAACACCTGATCGGCCGCTCGGCCCTCAAGGCTAAAGGTCGGCACCCAGAGCGCTTGCGCATCCTCACCCTGGAAAGCACCGACCTTGGCTTGCAGGCCGTGGCGCCCGCAACCACTGTCTCTGCACCTGAGCCCTTGGCCATGCCGGCAGTTCAAGGCGGGTTGCGCCAGGCTGTGGACGCGTACCAACGTGAAGTCATCGACACCTGCCTGCAACGCCATCAGCACAACTGGGCAGCAGCTGCCCGAGAGCTGGGCCTGGACCGCGCCAACCTCAGCCGCCTCGCGCGGCGCTTGGGCTTGGCGTAG
- the hmpA gene encoding NO-inducible flavohemoprotein, producing MLNTEQRAIIKATVPLLETGGEVLTTHFYKLMLSEYPEVRPLFNQAHQASGDQPRALANGVLMYARHIDKLEQLGGLVGQIINKHVALQILPEHYPIVGSCLLRAIEEVLGKEIATPEVIAAWGAAYGQLADILIGAEENLYKEKEQSAGGWRGAREFRLERRVQESSEIVSFYFAPVDGKPVLKAEPGQYIGVQLFIDGAEQRRNYSLSALCNGREYRISVKREAGGKVSSYLHDELMVGDTVQLFPPSGDFSLAASDKPLVLISGGVGITPTLAMLEAALQTQRPVHFIHCARNGAVHAFRDWVDDLAGKHPQLKRFYCYDEAGEGADAVGLLSQDLLGEWMPGGRDVDAYFLGPKGFMAAIKRHLKGLGVPEQQSRYEFFGPAAALE from the coding sequence ATGCTTAACACTGAACAACGTGCCATCATCAAAGCCACCGTCCCGCTGCTTGAAACGGGTGGTGAAGTACTGACCACTCACTTTTACAAGCTGATGCTCAGCGAGTACCCCGAGGTTCGCCCGCTGTTTAACCAGGCCCACCAGGCCAGTGGCGACCAGCCGCGCGCTTTGGCCAATGGCGTGCTGATGTATGCCCGCCACATTGACAAGCTGGAACAGCTTGGCGGGTTGGTCGGTCAGATCATCAACAAGCATGTGGCCTTGCAGATTCTGCCGGAGCATTACCCGATTGTCGGTAGCTGCCTGTTGCGGGCCATCGAGGAAGTGCTGGGCAAGGAAATTGCCACCCCAGAAGTGATCGCGGCCTGGGGGGCGGCTTATGGCCAGTTGGCCGACATCCTGATTGGTGCCGAAGAGAACCTCTATAAAGAGAAGGAACAATCGGCTGGCGGCTGGCGCGGTGCCCGGGAATTCCGGCTGGAGCGTCGCGTGCAGGAAAGCAGCGAGATCGTGTCCTTTTACTTTGCCCCTGTGGATGGCAAACCCGTGCTCAAGGCTGAGCCGGGTCAGTACATCGGCGTGCAGCTATTCATTGATGGCGCCGAGCAGCGTCGTAACTACTCATTGTCTGCGTTGTGTAATGGGCGGGAATACCGGATCAGTGTGAAACGTGAAGCCGGTGGCAAGGTGTCCAGCTACCTGCATGATGAACTGATGGTAGGCGATACCGTGCAACTGTTTCCGCCATCCGGTGATTTCTCTCTGGCTGCCAGTGACAAGCCGCTTGTGCTGATCAGCGGTGGCGTTGGCATCACGCCGACGCTGGCGATGCTGGAAGCCGCATTGCAGACCCAGCGCCCGGTGCATTTCATTCACTGTGCGCGCAATGGTGCCGTGCACGCGTTCCGTGATTGGGTGGATGACCTGGCGGGGAAGCATCCGCAGCTCAAGCGCTTCTATTGCTATGACGAGGCAGGGGAGGGGGCAGACGCCGTTGGCTTGTTGAGCCAGGATCTGCTGGGTGAGTGGATGCCGGGTGGGCGGGATGTGGATGCCTACTTCCTCGGGCCGAAAGGGTTCATGGCGGCTATCAAGCGGCACCTGAAGGGGCTGGGTGTGCCTGAGCAGCAGAGCCGGTATGAGTTCTTCGGGCCGGCGGCAGCCCTGGAATAA